A section of the Parabacteroides sp. FAFU027 genome encodes:
- a CDS encoding TonB-dependent receptor: MKRALLFIMLIINGLYSFGQITHAIKGNIIDKKTREPIPYTNVIIWNTTTGAQSDSLGNFILLKVKPGTYRLQVSSIGYNPYISSEFMVSSKDKFVTIELEENSKQLGEVTVKATPFRKTAESPIAMRVIGFTEIEKSAGANRDISRVIQSFPGVASSPAGYRNDLIVRGGGPAENRYYIDGVEIPNINHFATQGASGGPVGIINAELIRETDFYSGAFPAGKNNAMSSVLDFKLKDGSTEEHNYSFVLGSSDFGFNTDGHIGKKVTYIASIRQSYLQYLFKALNLPFLPTFTDAQFKTKIKFDKKNELTILGLGAIDNMTLNTDTVGQTDANKYIITTLPIIRQNTYTLGAVYKHFSGKQVQTLVLSTNRLFNENTKYKNNDESSPANKILDYCSSEQETKLRFENSSRMNSFRLIAGANAEVASYYNRTNQRLYVNNQSLLLKYATDLSIFKYGLFGSLSYEQPDGRFTASLGVRTDANSYSSEMNNPLKQLSPRLSLSYQLAQNLFINGNVGRYYQLPSYTVLGYKDNNGIVINRANRVKYIYSDQIVVGFEHQPANYIRLTLEGFYKKYENGLLSLADSIPLSSKGNDYNVLGTESVNSTAQGRAYGLELLARWFGYKNLNLIAAYTYVRSEFKNPKTGDYIPSAWDSRHLFTLTGGYTLPRNWVIGAKFRAVGGAPYTPYDVDKSSLKTAWDAQNRPYLDYSRYNTLRLKTFTQLDLRVDKTYFFNKWMFGFYFDVQNAMNTQYNPAPVITSTGITDPTNPDKYIMKTINQRNGTVVPSIGIMVEF; the protein is encoded by the coding sequence ATGAAACGAGCATTATTATTTATCATGCTAATTATTAATGGATTATATTCATTCGGACAAATAACCCATGCCATTAAAGGAAATATCATTGACAAGAAAACCAGGGAGCCTATCCCTTACACCAATGTAATTATCTGGAACACAACGACCGGTGCACAGAGTGATTCTCTCGGTAATTTTATCCTATTGAAAGTCAAACCCGGTACTTACCGGCTTCAGGTAAGCAGCATCGGGTACAATCCCTATATCTCTTCTGAGTTTATGGTTTCGAGTAAGGATAAATTCGTCACCATCGAACTGGAGGAAAACAGCAAACAACTCGGAGAAGTTACAGTAAAAGCCACTCCATTTCGCAAAACAGCGGAAAGTCCCATTGCCATGCGGGTGATTGGATTTACCGAGATAGAAAAAAGTGCCGGAGCTAACCGTGATATTTCGCGTGTGATCCAGTCCTTTCCCGGAGTAGCCTCCTCCCCTGCCGGTTACCGTAACGACCTGATTGTGAGAGGTGGCGGCCCGGCTGAAAACCGCTATTACATCGACGGTGTGGAAATACCTAATATCAACCACTTTGCCACACAGGGAGCATCAGGTGGTCCCGTAGGTATAATCAATGCAGAACTGATTCGTGAAACGGACTTCTACTCCGGCGCATTTCCGGCCGGTAAAAACAATGCTATGAGTTCCGTACTGGACTTCAAACTCAAAGATGGCAGTACGGAAGAACATAACTACAGCTTTGTGCTGGGGTCGTCTGATTTTGGTTTCAATACGGATGGACACATTGGTAAAAAGGTGACCTATATTGCCTCAATCCGCCAGTCTTATCTGCAATACCTGTTTAAGGCATTGAATCTCCCCTTCCTACCCACTTTTACAGATGCTCAGTTTAAAACCAAAATCAAGTTTGATAAGAAAAACGAACTGACTATTCTGGGACTCGGAGCCATCGACAACATGACGCTCAATACAGATACCGTAGGACAAACGGATGCCAACAAATACATCATCACCACACTACCCATTATCCGACAAAATACCTACACTCTGGGAGCGGTATATAAACACTTTTCCGGAAAGCAGGTTCAAACTCTTGTGTTAAGTACCAATAGGTTGTTTAATGAAAATACGAAATACAAAAATAACGATGAAAGTTCACCGGCTAATAAAATCCTCGATTACTGTTCATCGGAACAGGAAACCAAACTGCGGTTTGAAAACAGCAGTCGGATGAACAGCTTCCGCCTGATTGCCGGAGCCAATGCGGAAGTGGCCAGCTACTATAACCGGACAAACCAACGACTCTATGTTAATAACCAATCCCTGTTATTGAAATATGCCACAGATCTCTCTATATTCAAATACGGACTGTTCGGTTCGCTCAGTTATGAACAGCCGGATGGAAGATTCACGGCATCACTGGGAGTACGTACCGATGCAAACAGTTATTCTTCGGAAATGAACAATCCGCTTAAACAGCTTTCACCCCGGCTCTCCCTCTCCTACCAGCTGGCACAAAACTTATTTATCAACGGAAACGTGGGACGGTATTACCAACTTCCTTCCTACACGGTTTTGGGTTATAAAGACAACAACGGGATAGTTATCAACAGAGCTAACCGGGTAAAATACATCTATTCAGACCAAATTGTAGTGGGTTTTGAACACCAACCGGCAAACTACATCCGCCTGACACTGGAAGGCTTTTACAAGAAATACGAGAATGGGCTGCTTTCACTGGCCGATTCCATTCCCCTATCCTCCAAAGGGAACGATTATAACGTATTGGGAACCGAAAGCGTCAATTCTACGGCTCAGGGACGTGCTTACGGACTCGAATTGCTGGCCCGCTGGTTTGGTTATAAGAATCTGAACCTTATTGCGGCTTATACTTATGTCAGAAGTGAGTTTAAAAACCCGAAAACAGGAGATTATATTCCCTCTGCCTGGGATAGCCGTCATCTCTTTACCCTGACAGGTGGATATACCTTACCGCGCAATTGGGTGATTGGTGCTAAATTCCGTGCTGTGGGCGGTGCACCTTATACTCCATACGATGTTGATAAGTCTTCATTAAAAACCGCCTGGGACGCTCAAAATCGCCCTTATCTGGATTACAGCAGATATAACACACTCAGGTTGAAGACATTCACACAACTCGATTTGCGTGTGGATAAAACCTACTTTTTCAACAAGTGGATGTTTGGTTTCTATTTCGATGTGCAAAATGCAATGAACACCCAATACAATCCTGCTCCCGTGATTACAAGTACCGGTATTACTGACCCTACAAATCCGGACAAATACATTATGAAAACTATCAACCAACGTAACGGAACTGTTGTACCTTCTATTGGTATAATGGTAGAGTTTTAA
- a CDS encoding RNA methyltransferase: protein MRKLKITELNRLSKDEFKQVDKIPLVVVLDNVRSLNNVGSVFRTSDAFLVEAIYLCGITATPPQPEIHKTALGAEDTVDWIYREETMDAVKELKDNDYTVFSIEQVENSTMLTELVLDTDKKYAVILGNEVKGVLQEVVSNSDGCIELPQYGTKHSLNVSVTAGIVIWDFFKQLKK from the coding sequence ATGAGAAAACTGAAAATCACTGAATTAAACCGTTTGTCAAAAGATGAGTTTAAGCAGGTTGATAAGATTCCGTTAGTCGTTGTATTAGACAACGTTAGAAGTTTGAATAATGTGGGTTCTGTGTTTAGAACTTCTGATGCTTTTCTGGTGGAAGCCATCTATCTGTGTGGTATCACCGCCACTCCCCCACAACCTGAGATTCATAAAACCGCCCTGGGCGCTGAAGATACGGTTGACTGGATATACAGGGAAGAGACAATGGATGCAGTTAAAGAGCTGAAAGATAACGATTACACAGTCTTTTCAATAGAGCAGGTTGAAAACAGTACCATGTTGACGGAACTGGTATTGGATACGGATAAGAAATACGCGGTTATCCTGGGAAATGAGGTGAAAGGTGTTCTGCAGGAGGTAGTGAGCAACTCTGATGGTTGCATTGAATTACCGCAATATGGTACAAAACACTCATTAAACGTTTCTGTAACTGCCGGAATTGTCATCTGGGACTTCTTCAAGCAGTTGAAAAAGTAA